In Toxoplasma gondii ME49 chromosome VIII, whole genome shotgun sequence, a single genomic region encodes these proteins:
- the OWP3 gene encoding oocyst wall protein OWP3 (encoded by transcript TGME49_268310~Product name based on PMID:20708619.): protein MSIPLRFLCIPMVLASLKVVTDVPLTVAQGVAASAFCTEGFVLDASGTLCVKNLKQPFSLSCPANCEFDVNGTCSCLEEAQSESSCPPGFAFDSGLKLCATTVETPVLQACPADRKLVNNKCTGVSVMAPQFRCPPPSVLRGDLCIQEDAVAPEQRCPLGFSLSFQGSEAWRSLRGRLDSETAPALRTLGIFGRGRKSDDDDDTGPSFFEKPDGERKKPLVGALRASQHHSGYAAPDNLATGLSNLALTPAPSTTEMPEPSAICISNDVTPARPSCPPGHRLENGVCVSEIVEAVEMQCEGGFHYDLATGSCVKENLIPSNTECPEGYRIEGNQCVVSEVEEAQRACRDGFTYRADEDMCIKILREPPRLKCPGNDYYFDGRNCEKRLSVDPTHNCAAGRLMNDACLIVESKPAISVCPSTSSLDKKLMKCLSSAVAPVKYYCSQGDLTEEKTCLNRKTRAVQAVCPDGFDQRSNACVKEKAFQPVALCPDGAALVGADCLLQEDSTPQLTCGPGFEIHGDKCVMAKKVAPLQTCAAGYTPYKDKCIKQTRRSGQITCPDTFTYDGTQCVVNDQQKPIYVCPDGYIPQGDTGECVVNTEKPEVPIPSPLDSPATTLEEKKKTGLQIMSLGRRKPQFMMSA from the exons ATGTCAATAccgctgcgtttcctctgcatTCCGATGGTTCTTGCCTCGTTGAAAGTGGTCACGGATGTTCCTCTAACAGTAGCTCAAGGAGTTGCTGCCTCGGCTTTCTGCACTGAAG GTTTCGTACTCGACGCGTCAGGCACTCTGTGCGTGAAAAATCTGAAGCAGCCTTTCTCACTGTCGTGTCCGGCCAATTGCGAATTTGATGTCAATGGCACATGCTCTTGCCTCGAAGAAGCACAGAGTGAATCCTCCTGCCCACCCGGTTTTGCATTTGACAGCGGTCTCAAGCTCTGTGCTACGACGGTCGAGACCCCGGTGCTTCAAGCGTGTCCAGCAGACAGAAAACTCGTCAACAACAAATGCACTGGAGTGTCTGTGATGGCTCCCCAGTTCCGATGTCCTCCTCCGTCAGTTCTCAGAGGCGACCTCTGCATCCAGGAGGACGCGGTTGCGCCCGAGCAGCGGTGTCCTCTGGGcttcagtctctccttccagGGCAGTGAGGCTTGGCGTTCACTGCGTGGTCGTCTGGACAGCGAAACGGCGCCTGCGCTGCGAACTCTGGGTATTTTTGGTCgggggagaaagagcgacgatGACGACGATACCGGTCCCTCGTTCTTCGAAAAACCCGatggggagaggaagaaacctTTGGTAGGTGCGCTTCGAGCATCCCAGCACCATTCAGGTTATGCAGCGCCAGACAACCTGGCAACGGGACTCTCCAACCTGGCACTGACACCAGCGCCGTCGACTACCGAAATGCCGGAACCTTCCGCCATTTGCATTAGCAATGATGTGACACCTGCCCGGCCATCCTGCCCGCCAGGCCATCGTCTCGAAAACGGCGTTTGCGTCAGTGAA ATTGTGGAAGCAGTGGAGATGCAATGTGAAGGCGGTTTCCATTACGATTTGGCAACCGGCAGTTGTGTCAAGGAAAACTTGATCCCGTCCAACACTGAGTGCCCGGAGGGGTACCGCATCGAGGGGAACCAGTGTGTCGTCAGCGAAGTTGAAGAGGCACAGCGTGCCTGTCG GGACGGCTTCACCTATCGGGCCGACGAAGATATGTGCATCAAGATTTTGAGGGAGCCGCCACGTCTGAAGTGCCCAGGAAACGACTACTACTTTGACGGGCGCAACTGCGAGAAGCGGCTTTCTGTCGATCCGACGCACAACTGCGCAGCAGGCCGTCTCATGAATGATGCGTGCCTGATTGTCGAGAGCAAACCTGCCATTTCTGTCTGCCCATCCACTTCCTCACTCGATAAGAAGCTGATGAAGTGCCTGAGCTCAGCTGTAGCGCCCGTGAAATACTACTGCAGCCAGG GAGACCtcacagaggagaagacgtgTCTGAACCGCAAGACGCGCGCAGTCCAGGCTGTGTGTCCAGATGGTTTTGACCAGAGGAGCAACGCATGCGTCAAAGAAAAAGCTTTTCAACCCGTCGCCTTGTGTCCGGATGGAGCTGCACTCGTCGGCGCAGACTGCCTCTTGCAAGAAGATTCGACTCCTCAGCTAACGTGCGGGCCCGGTTTCGAGATTCACGGGGACAAGTGTGTGATGGCAAAAAAGGTGGCGCCTCTACAGACTTGCGCAGCGGGCTACACACCGTATAAAGACAAGTGCATTAAACAG ACCCGTCGGTCGGGGCAGATCACCTGTCCGGATACTTTCACATACGACGGTACACAGTGCGTCGTGAACGACCAGCAGAAGCCCATTTACGTGTGCCCTGACGGATACATTCCACAGGGCGATACAGGCGAATGCGTGGTGAACACGGAAAAGCCCGAAGTACCGATCCCGTCTCCACTGGATTCCCCCGCGACCACCttggaggaaaagaaaaaaacgggtCTCCAGATTATGTCACTGGGCAGGCGAAAGCCACAGTTCATGATGTCTGCTTAG
- a CDS encoding hypothetical protein (encoded by transcript TGME49_268300) — MHLVCPSNLVKTGFSQCGRLHHSRRRVIFFISRASRVFFSAFLKLSKMCYEVKCTHCGKRTWQGCGKHIDSVMKPIPVQEQCACKPRSQDEFDKCR; from the exons ATGCATTTGGTTTGCCCTTCCAATCTAGTCAAAACCGGTTTTTCCCAGTGTGGCCGTCTCCACCACTCCCGCCGGCGTGTTATTTTTTTCATTTCAAGAGCTTctcgagttttcttctctgcgtttctaAAACTCTCCAAAATGTGTTACGAAGTAAAATGTACACACTGTGGAAAGCGGACGTG GCAGGGGTGCGGCAAGCACATCGACTCTGTCATGAAGCCCATACCGGTACAGGAGCAGTGCGCGTGCAAGCCGCGATCCCAGGATGAGTTCGATAAATGCCGGTAA
- a CDS encoding DEAD/DEAH box helicase domain-containing protein (encoded by transcript TGME49_268290) — MLPATLASPAIFSALPPGATSQLSRGVLSAALSLFDGRRPTQRPANPLGSPANSQLQKSTKSRCLPAEWLAFSRAAVAWRRGEEVVALQFFPPRSAAPRSLRRTETLLSARPFASISPTRISSSQCGAFRRSQKNGACFEELQTSRHASRSVGPSSAVHPPHPPMRAVDAPLAFREKKWPASPTSPDFLFPATAAERVRRHASAPQVETGGRKLSGICPRPPKRSRASWTEDSGVPAYPTPPASPLCVRTQSLPLRRFSPPARFFASYASSARPPAEQILGGDADTRAVPAAATGRSEESAALRFQDLLQAGRLSEASFKALSSLLGYDRLTNEQALLLPRLLPHRSADARSASETLSGLQGGDRGVVALSPEDRDRDSLIQARTGTGKTLCFLLAIIERLLLQPPSGVGALVIAPTRELATQILREAEQLVTFHPFDVAALVGGNSRKADELALKRKRPQILVCTPGRLLDHLENTFMFSALLERLQLLVLDEADRLMELGHLEELKQIFSYLPRTRQSLLFSATLPDNVRDLASRLFKQNYRFLNCVAPDEKPTHERVAQSVVMHAAKETATVLFNLLKEEFERRPHSYKIIVFFPTARLTSFFAALFREQFRIGVYEIHRRRESSARAATASRFSRDRAGVLFSSDVSARGVDYPDVSLVIQVCAPLTRELYIHRVGRTGRIEKEGRAVLLLNEAETRFLELIQDLPLQQRDAQSLQQRTAAVNAALSSWDTNAQLHYAATAAYASLLNHYKSGRTRLRVADDGLVIQTALDICASCGLSSQPAVSKKLATLLNLESHPKLKTQEDLDDINVLPEFLN, encoded by the exons ATGCTCCCCGCCACCCTCGCCTCCCCCGCGATCTTCAGCGCGCTTCCGCCTGGCGCAACGAGCCAGCTTTCTCGGGGCGTTCTGAGCGcagctctgtctctcttcgacgGGAGGCGTCCGACACAGAGACCTGCGAATCCTCTCGGCTCTCCGGCGAACTCGCAGCTCCAGAAGTCCACCAAGTCGCGATGTCTCCCTGCTGAGTGGTTGGCGTTCTCTCGCGCCGCAGTCGCCTggcgcagaggcgaagaggtcGTCGCGCTTCAGTTCTTTCCACCGCGGTCTGCggcgcctcgctctctgcgcagAACGGAAACTCTGCTGAGTGCGCGTCCTTTCGCGAGCATTTCGCCCACCAGGATTTCCTCCAGTCAGTGCGGTGCTTTTCGCAGATCGCAGAAAAATGGCGCCTGCTTCGAAGAGCTCCAGACAAGCAGGCATGCCTCTCGGAGTGTGGGCCCCAGCTCGGCTGTACATCCACCCCACCCCCCGATGCGTGCAGTCGACGCGCCTCTTGCGTTTCGTGAGAAGAAATGGCCAGCGAGTCCGACTTCACCGGACTTCCTGTTCCCTGCGACAGCGGCGGAGAGGGTGCGACGTCATGCAAGCGCTCCTCAGGTCGAAACCGGTGGCCGAAAGCTCTCTGGGATCTGCCCTCGCCCACCGAAACGAAGCCGAGCGTCGTGGACTGAGGACAGCGGTGTTCCTGCGTATCCGACGCCTCCCGCGTCGCCACTGTGCGTCCGAACGCAGTCTCTGCCGCTcaggcgcttctctccgcctgcACGGTTCTTCGCGTCTTACGCTTCGTCTGCTCGTCCTCCAGCGGAACAAATCCTGGGCGGGGATGCAGACACCCGAGCTGTCCCCGCAGCAGCAACCGGGAGGTCTGAAGAGTCTGCGGCGCTTCGTTTCCAAGATCTTCTGCAGGCAGGTCGACTCTCGGAGGCGTCGTTCAAGGcgctgtcctctctcctcggctACGACAGACTGACAAACGAGCAGGCGCTGCTCCTTCCGCGA CTGCTGCCGCATcgctctgcagacgcgcgcAGCGCCTCAGAAACGCTTTCCGGCCTCCAGGGCGGAGACCGCGGCGTCGTCGCTTTGTCTCCGGAAGATCGGGATCGAGACAGCCTCATCCAGGCTCGAACAGGAACTGGAAAAACACTGTGTTTTCTCCTGGCGATCATCGagcgtcttctgctgcagcCGCCCTCTGGGGTGGGGGCTCTCGTCATCGCGCCCACAAGAGAACTCGCTACGCAG ATTCTTCGGGAGGCTGAGCAGCTCGTGACTTTCCACCCGTTCGACGTCGCTGCGCTCGTGGGCGGAAATTCAAGGAAGGCCGACGAG ctcgcgCTGAAGCGCAAGAGGCCTCAGATCCTGGTCTGCACTCCCGGACGCCTTCTGGATCACTTGGAAAACACGTTCATGTTCTCGGCTCTTCTGGAGCGTCTCCAACTTCTCGTCTTGGACGAGGCAGACAG ATTGATGGAACTGGGACATCTGGAGGAGTTGAAGCAAATTTTCTCCTATCTGCCGCGGACGCGTCAgtcgctgctcttctccgcaACGCTTCCCGACAACGTCCGAG ACCTCGCTTCTCGACTGTTCAAACAGAACTACCGATTCCTT AACTGCGTAGCGCCGGACGAGAAACCGACGCACGAGAGAGTTGCGCAGAGCGTGgtgatgcatgcagcaaaggagacagccaCGGTTCTCTTCAACTTGCTGAAAGAAGAATTTGAGAGACGCCCGCACAGCTACAAGATCATCG tcTTCTTTCCGACTGCACGACTCAcgtctttcttcgcggcCCTCTTCCGCGAACAGTTTAG GATCGGAGTGTACGAAATTCACCGACGCCGGGAGAGCAGTGCGAGAGCTGCGACAGCCTCCCGCTTTAGCCGAGACAGAGCAG gtgtcttgttctcctccgACGTCTCCGCCAGAGGGGTCGACTACCCTGACGTCTCCTTGGTGATACAG GTTTGTGCGCCGCTGACGCGcgagctgtacatacaccgggTGGGTCGGACCGGTCGGATAG AAAAAGAGGGTCGTGCTGTGCTTCTGCtaaacgaagcagagacgcgcttCCTTGAG CTCATCCAGGACCTTCCACTTCAACAGCGAGACGCGCAAAGTCTGCAGCAGCGAACGGCCGCTGTCAACGCTGCACTAAGTAGTTGGGATACCAATGCGCAG ctccACTATGCTGCGACTGCAGCGTACGCCTCTCTTTTGAATCATTACAAATCCGGGAGAACGCGTCTGAGAGTTGCTGACGACGGCCTCGTCATCCAGACGGCTCTCGACATCTGCGCGTCGTGTGGCTTGTCTTCCCAGCCTG CTGTCTCGAAGAAACTCGCAACGTTGCTCAACCTCGAGTCTCATCCCAAGTTGAAG ACTCAGGAAGACTTGGACGACATCAACGTCTTGCCGGAGTTCTTGAACTAG